Proteins encoded within one genomic window of Canis lupus dingo isolate Sandy chromosome 28, ASM325472v2, whole genome shotgun sequence:
- the LOC112672186 gene encoding erlin-1 isoform X6, translating into MIYIDRIEVVNMLAPCAVFDIVRNYTADYDKTLIFNKIHHELNQFCSAHTLQEVYIELFDQIDENLKQALQKDLNVMAPGLTIQAVRVTKPKIPEAIRRNFELMEAEKTKLLIAAQKQKVVEKEAETERKKAIIEAEKIAQVAKIRFQQKVMEKETEKRISEIEDAAFLAREKAKADAEYYAAHKYATSNKHKLTPEYLELKRYQAIASNSKIYFGSNIPSMFMDSSCASKYSDVRTGRKSSLLSKEALEPSGESPIQNKESTG; encoded by the exons ATGATCTATATTGACCGAATAGAAGTGGTTAATATGTTGGCCCCTTGTGCAG TGTTTGATATCGTGAGGAACTACACTGCAGATTATGACAAGACCTTAATCTTCAATAAAATCCACCATGAGCTAAACCAGTTTTGTAGTGCCCACACACTTCAAGAAGTTTACATTGAATTATTTG ATCAAATAGATGAAAACCTGAAGCAAGCTCTCCAGAAAGATTTAAACGTCATGGCTCCAGGCCTCACCATACAG gctGTGCGTGTTACAAAACCCAAAATCCCAGAAGCCATAAGAAGAAATTTTGAGTTAAT GGAGGCTGAAAAGACAAAACTTCTTATAGCTGCACAGAAACAAAAGGTTGTGGAGAAGGAAGCTgagacagagaggaaaaaggCTATTATAG AAGCGGAGAAGATTGCACAGGTGGCAAAAATTCGGTTTCAGCAGAAGGTGatggagaaagaaactgaaaagcgAATTTCTGAAATTGAAG ATGCTGCGTTCCTGGCCAGAGAgaaggcgaaggcagatgctgagtaTTATGCTGCACACAAATATGCCACCTCAAACAAG CACAAATTGACCCCGGAATATCTGGAGCTCAAAAGGTACCAGGCCATTGCTTCTAACAGTAAGATCTACTTTGGCAGCAACATCCCTAGCATGTTCATGGACTCCTCTTGTGCTTCGAAATATTCAGATGTTAGGACTGGAAGAAAAAGCTCTCTCCTCTCTAAGGAGGCTCTTGAACCCTCAGGAGAGAGCCCCATCCAAAACAAGGAGAGCACAGGTTGA